GAGATGCTGGATGAATAATACTGCTCATCTGGTTTGGGTCTCTTCTGCAGAAGAGGCTTCATGTGTGCATTTTCGTAGAGGATGCAGCTGAATGATCCATATTCTCCATTATTCCCATAATACATAAATGTCTGTTCACTTGACTCATCTTCATCATCACAGCCTGTCTGTTCCTTTAAGATGAGTTTTTTTGGCAATGATATTAACTGCTAGCATGAAAGCTGATGCAACATAGTATCTGCCTGGCTCAGCTATGATTCTCACTCCAGAGTCTGATGGAAAATACTTGTCCAACGCTGGATTGATTACACTGGTGATCTCTTCAAATTTAAGCTTTACATCCTCAGATTCAGGAAAGCCACCACCAATATCAAGCAGATACGTGTCGAAACCAACCTCAGTTCCTATGTCAAAGCCACAGTGGGCATCAGAGATGGCCTTCACAAAGGTCTCCGGATCAGTGCAACCACCTGCCACGTGGAAGCTGACACCAATGACAACAATATCTAGCTCTTTCGCCCGTGCCACAAGAAGCCTGCTGGTTTTGAGTGTGGCACCAAATTTGACACTGAGGCGACAGACTGCTTTGGAATCATCAGTGGCAATCCGCAAAACCAACTTGGCCTTTGGATGTGCCCTGGCAACTTTCATCAACTCAACTTCACTATCAGAAGTCatcatctcgggcttccctggtggcacagtggttaagaacccacctgccaatgcaggggacatgggttccagccctggtccgggaagatcccacatgctgcagagtaactaagcctgtgagccacaactactgaacctgcatgccacactactgaagcccaggcacctagagcctgtgctccacaacaagggaagtcactgcaatgagaagcccgcgcaccacaatgaagagcagcccctgctcgcaacaaaagaaagcccgcgtgcagcaacgaagacccaatgcagccaaaaataaataaatacatacacacatacatacataaattaattaattaattaaaaaaaaaacaaacaaacaacaaaaaagtcatcATCTGGACTCCATTATTGGCAGCGTATTTAATCTGAGACACTTGTTCACAAGGATTTGCATAGATAATCCTCTCTGGAGGCACCCCGAGACTCTGCACCAACTGGATTTCAGTCTTGCTGGCATAGTCAAATCCTGTCCCTATGGCAGCTAGGGTCTTCACTATGGTTCTGCTATCATTGCATTTGACTACGTAAAAGGGGGTGACCCGAGGAAGAGCTTTAAACCATCTCAGATGTTTCTTTAGAATATCTCCCAGGTCCGCAACATAGAAGGCATCCTTATCATCAAAAGAAGaaacttcattaattttttgGTCCAGAATGTCCTTGGCAGTAAAGCCTTCATCCAAGAAATGGCAGTCAAACTCTTCATTACTAAAGTTGTTCATGGTTTCTTGATATCTTTCTGAAACAACAAAATGGGAAACTAAGAgatgaaatttaaagaaattatgcCAGCTTTCACAAAGGCAATGAATTCTCCCGGAATTCCAAGTCCCGCTGAAGATACGTGTGCCCTCGGTGCAACAGTGAAAATGTTCTGACAAACGCACAATCTGCTGTCCACCTTAAAGTGTCGGGCACCACGGGCAGACTCCACGGAGATTAGACGCCGTTGCCGCCGAGCGCACAGGACTGCTGGCCGCCCTGCCGCTGTCCCCACTGCCCGTCAGCCACCCGCCGCCTCGCTCCCTCCCACGGAGAACCACCGTCCCAAGGTGGTGCCGGAGCGCTGGCAAAGGGGCGGCGGCAGCGGAGGCTGAGGGGACTGACctcttctttaattttataattattacctGTAGAATTCTACCATGCTCCTTTGTCTGTACCTGTCACTCTGATCACATGCCTTTCCTAAATTTATAAGctgattaattatattaatatatttcctaACAACCAAAACATTGGAGTTTTGGTGTAGAATTCACTTAATCTTGCTATAATCTTTTTCTGAAGTTAGGTTTATTAaggtattatttatattttttagtagattgcctttttattttgttggtgtTTCCTTTGATGTACATAAGCTTCTGAGTTTGATgtccttcattttgttatttcacttttgttggttttgatttttttgtccatttcaaAATATCATATCCAAGACCTAGGTCAAGGAACTTACTGCCTTTATGTGTTGTTCTTCTATTAGTTTTATGGTTTTCCATCTTCCATTCAAGTCTTTAAcccttttaaagttattttttctgtatggtgtaagatagtggtccagtttcattcttttgcatgtggcttcccagttttcccaacaacattTAATAAAGGAATTATCATAtttctcaattgtatattcttggcttcaGTGTCATAAATTAATTACCATATATGCTTAGATTTGCTTCTGTGCTATtgtttccattgatctatgtgggGGTTTTTTATGCCAATGCCATACTGTTTTTATGACCATAGATTTGTAATACAATTTGAAATCTTGAAGCATGAAGCctccagtttttttcttctttctcatgatttCTTTTGCTATTTGGATTCTTTTGTGGTTCCgtgcaaattttagaattgttgcttctatttctgtgaaaaaatgtgaTAGAAattgtgatagggattgcattacaCCTGTATATTACTTTGAGAAGTatgtacattttaataatatttattcttttaattaatgAGCAAATACtatcttaacatttattttgttgtcttcaatttctttctgtaatgtcttgtagttttcaggaCACAGGTCTTTCACTCTCTTAgtgaaatttattcctaggtattcttctCATGCCATTGTAAAtggaattcttttctttgtttctttcagatattttgttattagtgtacagaaaagcaacagatttataTATGTTGATTTGGTATCTTCCAACTTTACTgagtttatttattagttctaccaTTTTGGGTGTTAGtcatatataagatcatgttttctaaaatgagagaaagctttacttcttcattttggatgcatttttatttcttgattttgtttcagattgctctggctaggacttcagtACTGTATTTAATAAGAGTAGTGAGCATGGATacccttatcttgttcctgattacaaaaaaaagctttcagtttttttacCAATGTGTACAAATTTAGTTGTGGGTATTATACGATTTTATTTTGAGGTATGCTCCTTCTGTTCCCAACTTGTTGAGAGTGTTTGTCACAAAAGGTATTGAAGGTCAGTGTCTTTTTCTGCATATACTGAAAGGATGATATATTTATTCTTCACTTTATTAACATTATATATCACAATTAtcgatttatatatatataattttaactgATTTGTATATTAtactatatgtatattatatataatatagtgtGCCATTCTTCTGTGGCAAGAATAAATTCCatttaatcatggtgtatgatcttgtTAACTTGCTGCTGAATTTGTTTAGacttttgtatttatattcatcagACATATCTGCCTGTAAATTTATATTCTTGTAGTGttctttatctggctttggtgtcagagTAACTCTGTCCTCAGGAGGAGCTTGTGATTCACTCCTCCTCaattttttgggaagagtttgagaatgattggagttaattatttttttaatgtctggtaggattcaccagtgaaaccGTCTGGCCTTGGGTTTTGTCAGGAGGTTTGTGTTCATTGTTTCAATGTCCTCATTTATTATTTGTCTGTTCTGACTTTCTAtttttgattcagttttggtagtttccacagttctggggttttatttatttattataatttatcaaATTCGTTGGTGTATAATTCTTAATGATATGATCTTATGgtcctttatatttcttttatgtctcctctttcatttgtcatatttttttacttctttttctttttccttggttagtctagctaaaatttcatcaatttcctttatttttaaaaacaccaacTTTTAGTTGCATGAAACTGTAAATCTACcacagaagaagaaatgagaaaaaaatgattacatggagaataaacaacacatttctaaaaaacaaacaggtcaatgatgaaatca
This sequence is a window from Mesoplodon densirostris isolate mMesDen1 chromosome 4, mMesDen1 primary haplotype, whole genome shotgun sequence. Protein-coding genes within it:
- the LOC132487650 gene encoding LOW QUALITY PROTEIN: ornithine decarboxylase-like (The sequence of the model RefSeq protein was modified relative to this genomic sequence to represent the inferred CDS: deleted 1 base in 1 codon) gives rise to the protein MNNFSNEEFDCHFLDEGFTAKDILDQKINEVSSFDDKDAFYVADLGDILKKHLRWFKALPRVTPFYVVKCNDSRTIVKTLAAIGTGFDYASKTEIQLVQSLGVPPERIIYANPCEQVSQIKYAANNGVQMMTFLFEVELMKVARAHPKAKLVLRIATDDSKAVCRLSVKFGATLKTSRLLVARAKELDIVVIGVSFHVAGGCTDPETFVKAISDAHCGFDIGTEVGFDTYLLDIGGGFPESEDVKLKFEEITSVINPALDKYFPSDSGVRIIAEPGRYYVASAFMLAVNIIAKKLILKEQTGCDDEDESSEQTFMYYGNNGEYGSFSCILYENAHMKPLLQKRPKPDEQYYSSSISGQTCDGLDCLVEHCNLPKMHVGDWMLFENMGAYTVTAASTFNGFQRPTIYYVMSGPTWQLMQQIQNHDFPPSVEEQDVGTVPVSCAYKSGMKWRPAACASAPINV